In Streptomyces violaceusniger Tu 4113, one DNA window encodes the following:
- a CDS encoding NAD(P)-dependent alcohol dehydrogenase: protein MNITAAVLDRVGSPFVLKEVEIVDPGRDEVLVELHGSGLCHTDVAVQHGHTPFPLPGVLGHEGSGIVRSVGAGVSGLAVGDHVCLSFDSCGECGNCRDGVPSYCDTFIARNFVGSRLDGSGTLSLDGEPLGSNFLGQSSFASHAVAGARSVVKIPTEVPLALAAPLGCGIQTGAGAVLRSLNVQPGGSVLILGAGSVGLSAVMAAVLAGAQTIVVAEPLESRRLAAKDLGATHGLDPVAGKLHEQIREIVPRGVRYAVDTTAKPAVLGEVVQAMAKRGAIALLGVPSDPTAVLPLSLGLSQILGLTVAGSVEGDSDPHTFIPWLLDRYLQGRFPIDRMVTTVPFADINEAVLTQTRGDAVKVVLTHQ from the coding sequence ATGAACATCACCGCAGCAGTGCTCGACCGGGTCGGGTCCCCGTTCGTCCTCAAGGAGGTCGAGATCGTCGACCCGGGCCGGGACGAGGTGCTGGTCGAGCTGCACGGCTCCGGCCTGTGCCACACCGACGTGGCGGTCCAGCACGGGCACACGCCCTTTCCGTTGCCCGGCGTCCTGGGCCACGAGGGGAGCGGCATCGTGCGCTCCGTGGGGGCCGGCGTGTCCGGCCTCGCGGTCGGCGACCACGTATGCCTTTCGTTCGACAGTTGCGGCGAGTGCGGCAACTGCCGTGACGGCGTGCCCTCCTACTGCGACACCTTCATCGCCCGGAACTTCGTCGGCTCGCGCCTCGACGGCAGCGGGACGCTGAGCCTGGACGGCGAGCCGCTCGGCTCGAACTTCCTCGGCCAGTCGAGTTTCGCCTCGCACGCCGTGGCCGGCGCCAGGTCCGTGGTGAAGATCCCCACCGAGGTGCCGCTGGCGCTGGCCGCGCCGCTGGGCTGCGGCATCCAGACCGGGGCCGGGGCGGTGCTGAGGTCGCTCAACGTCCAGCCGGGTGGCTCGGTGCTGATCCTCGGGGCCGGCTCGGTCGGTCTGAGCGCCGTGATGGCCGCCGTGCTCGCCGGTGCGCAGACCATCGTCGTGGCGGAACCGCTGGAGTCGCGGCGGCTGGCCGCGAAGGACCTCGGCGCGACCCATGGCCTCGACCCGGTGGCCGGGAAGCTCCATGAGCAGATCCGCGAGATCGTGCCGCGGGGCGTCCGGTACGCGGTGGACACGACCGCCAAGCCGGCGGTGCTCGGCGAGGTCGTGCAGGCCATGGCCAAGCGCGGCGCCATCGCCCTGCTCGGCGTCCCGTCGGACCCGACCGCCGTACTGCCGCTGAGCCTCGGCCTGAGCCAGATCCTCGGGCTGACGGTGGCCGGGTCCGTCGAGGGCGACAGCGACCCGCACACGTTCATCCCCTGGCTGCTCGACCGGTATCTCCAGGGCCGGTTCCCGATCGACCGCATGGTCACCACGGTGCCGTTCGCCGACATCAACGAGGCGGTCCTGACGCAGACGCGCGGGGACGCGGTCAAGGTGGTGCTCACGCATCAGTGA
- a CDS encoding aldehyde dehydrogenase gives MAIHYNDFYIGGEWVAPKTEHRIQVHAAGAEELVGSVPEAHPADVDAAVAAARAAFDDPAGWRHWTPKARAEALGRFAAALQDHGPEIARRVSLQNGMPISLSGVLESSAPPLLLRYYAALAAGAESDDHRAGMLGGQAIVVAEPVGVVAAVVPWNVPQGVTFMKIAPALAAGCSVVLKPSPETVLDAFHMAEAAVAASLPAGLINVVPGGPETGRHLVGHPGVDKVSFTGSTAVGRTVAETCGRLLRPVSVELGGKSAAVVLEDADLTGMMDRFFQATLVNNGQICWLGTRILAPRARYADVVDAVTEMARTLVVGDPLEPATQLGPLVSARQRDRVESYIAKGISDGARLTTGGGRPSWADRGWYVDATVFADVDNKSAIAQEEIFGPVLSIIPYADEDEAVAIANDSDYGLGGSVWTSDAERGLALARRVRTGSIGVNGYANDPVAPLGGRKASGLGYELGPEGLAAYQVLKSIYVDQPA, from the coding sequence ATGGCAATCCACTACAACGACTTCTACATCGGCGGTGAGTGGGTCGCGCCGAAGACGGAGCACCGCATCCAGGTGCACGCCGCGGGCGCGGAAGAGCTCGTCGGAAGCGTGCCGGAGGCGCACCCGGCGGATGTGGACGCGGCCGTCGCCGCGGCCCGCGCCGCCTTCGACGACCCGGCCGGGTGGCGGCACTGGACGCCGAAGGCCCGAGCCGAGGCGCTGGGCCGGTTCGCGGCAGCCCTGCAGGACCACGGCCCCGAGATCGCCCGGCGGGTCAGCCTGCAGAACGGCATGCCAATCAGCCTGTCCGGCGTTCTGGAGAGTTCGGCACCACCGTTGCTGCTGCGTTATTACGCTGCGCTGGCCGCCGGAGCAGAAAGCGATGACCACCGGGCCGGCATGCTCGGCGGCCAGGCGATCGTCGTCGCCGAGCCGGTGGGCGTGGTCGCGGCGGTCGTCCCGTGGAACGTGCCACAGGGGGTCACCTTCATGAAGATCGCCCCGGCCCTGGCGGCGGGGTGCTCGGTGGTGCTGAAGCCGTCCCCGGAGACGGTGCTCGACGCGTTCCACATGGCGGAGGCCGCCGTGGCGGCCTCCCTGCCGGCCGGGCTGATCAACGTGGTCCCCGGCGGACCGGAGACCGGCCGCCATCTGGTCGGCCATCCCGGCGTGGACAAGGTGTCGTTCACCGGCTCGACCGCCGTCGGCCGGACGGTCGCGGAGACCTGCGGCCGGCTGCTGCGGCCCGTCTCGGTGGAGCTGGGCGGGAAGTCCGCCGCGGTCGTGCTGGAGGACGCCGACCTCACCGGCATGATGGACCGGTTCTTCCAGGCCACCTTGGTCAACAACGGCCAGATCTGCTGGCTCGGCACCAGGATCCTGGCACCCCGCGCCCGGTACGCCGACGTGGTCGACGCCGTCACCGAGATGGCGCGCACGCTCGTGGTGGGCGACCCGCTCGAACCGGCGACCCAACTGGGCCCCCTGGTGTCCGCCCGGCAGCGGGACCGGGTCGAGTCCTACATCGCCAAAGGCATCAGCGACGGTGCCCGTCTCACCACCGGCGGCGGCCGCCCTTCGTGGGCGGACCGCGGCTGGTACGTCGACGCGACCGTGTTCGCCGATGTGGACAACAAGTCCGCGATCGCCCAGGAGGAGATCTTCGGACCGGTTCTTTCGATCATTCCGTACGCCGACGAGGACGAAGCGGTGGCGATCGCCAACGACAGCGACTACGGCCTCGGCGGTTCGGTGTGGACCTCCGACGCCGAGCGTGGCCTGGCCCTCGCCCGTCGGGTACGGACCGGCTCGATCGGGGTGAACGGTTATGCCAACGATCCGGTCGCGCCGCTCGGCGGCCGGAAGGCGAGCGGGCTCGGCTACGAGCTGGGCCCGGAAGGACTCGCCGCCTACCAGGTCCTGAAGTCGATCTATGTCGACCAGCCGGCCTGA
- a CDS encoding flavin-containing monooxygenase yields MVEHVDVLVIGAGLSGIGAACHLRRECPERTLAILESRDAVGGTWDLFRYPGVRSDSDMHTLGYRMRPWTDPKAIADGQSILSYIRETAREYGLQEAIRFRHRVVSADWDEEQARWTVHVERGGDAGAAEAVTMTCSFLHVCAGYYRYDEGHRPRFPDVERFEGVIAHPQHWPEELDFTGRRVVVIGSGATAVTLVPAMAEKAAHVTMLQRSPSYVMSLPTRDAIAGALRRVLPERTALAAVRWKNAMLALGFYQFSRKRPEKVKAMLRKGAARQLPAGYDVETHFVPDYNPWDQRVCYVPDGDLFQAISSGRASVVTDHIESFTPGGIRLRSGEELPADVVVTATGLNMLALGGIRLTVAGRPVDPGATVAYKGMMLSGVPNLAWTLGYTNSSWTLKTDLVSQYVCRLLNHMAARGHTVVEPLSPPAEEPVLPIMDLKSGYVLRGADAMPKRGLRAPWNLEQNYRQDVRLLRRGPVDDGVRFASAAAAPSGASETSAEAVPEERP; encoded by the coding sequence ATGGTTGAGCACGTCGATGTCCTCGTCATCGGGGCCGGCCTGTCCGGGATCGGGGCCGCGTGTCACCTGCGCCGCGAATGCCCGGAGCGCACTCTGGCGATCCTGGAGAGCCGGGACGCGGTCGGCGGAACGTGGGATCTGTTCCGCTACCCGGGCGTGCGGTCCGACTCGGACATGCACACGCTGGGGTACCGGATGCGCCCGTGGACAGATCCGAAAGCGATCGCCGACGGCCAGAGCATCCTGTCCTATATCCGGGAGACGGCCCGGGAGTACGGTCTGCAGGAAGCGATCCGGTTCCGGCACCGCGTGGTGAGCGCCGACTGGGACGAGGAACAGGCCCGCTGGACCGTTCACGTGGAGCGTGGCGGAGACGCCGGCGCCGCCGAAGCGGTGACGATGACATGCTCCTTCCTCCACGTGTGCGCCGGTTACTACCGCTACGACGAGGGCCACCGCCCGCGGTTCCCGGATGTCGAGCGGTTCGAGGGCGTGATCGCGCACCCCCAGCATTGGCCGGAGGAGCTCGACTTCACCGGCCGGCGGGTCGTCGTCATCGGCAGCGGCGCCACGGCTGTCACCCTCGTGCCCGCGATGGCCGAGAAGGCCGCGCACGTGACGATGTTGCAGCGCTCACCCAGCTATGTCATGTCGCTGCCGACCCGGGACGCCATCGCCGGCGCGCTGCGCCGGGTGTTGCCCGAGCGCACCGCGCTCGCCGCCGTACGGTGGAAGAACGCGATGCTGGCGCTCGGCTTCTACCAGTTCAGCCGGAAGCGCCCGGAGAAGGTCAAGGCGATGCTACGCAAAGGCGCCGCCAGGCAACTCCCGGCCGGCTATGACGTCGAGACCCACTTCGTACCGGACTACAACCCCTGGGACCAGCGGGTGTGTTATGTCCCCGACGGGGACCTGTTCCAGGCCATCAGCTCCGGCCGGGCCTCGGTGGTGACCGATCACATCGAGTCGTTCACCCCAGGCGGGATCCGGCTGCGGTCGGGCGAGGAACTCCCGGCGGACGTGGTCGTCACAGCGACCGGACTGAACATGCTCGCCCTCGGCGGCATCCGCCTCACCGTGGCCGGCCGGCCCGTCGATCCCGGCGCGACGGTCGCCTACAAGGGCATGATGCTGTCCGGCGTACCGAACCTCGCCTGGACGCTGGGTTACACCAACAGCTCGTGGACGCTCAAGACCGATCTCGTCTCCCAGTACGTGTGCCGGCTTCTGAACCACATGGCCGCCCGCGGACACACCGTGGTCGAGCCGCTGTCCCCGCCCGCGGAAGAACCCGTGCTGCCGATCATGGATCTGAAGTCCGGCTATGTCCTGCGGGGCGCGGACGCGATGCCCAAGCGGGGGCTTCGCGCGCCGTGGAACCTGGAGCAGAACTACCGGCAGGACGTGCGGCTGCTCCGCCGCGGGCCGGTCGACGACGGCGTCAGGTTCGCCTCGGCGGCGGCCGCCCCCTCCGGTGCCAGCGAGACGTCGGCGGAGGCCGTGCCGGAAGAGCGTCCCTGA
- a CDS encoding mycofactocin-coupled SDR family oxidoreductase, with protein MTGRLEGKVAMITGAARGQGRSHALRLAEEGADLILVDICQNIDTLAYSLASEDDLAETVAQVEKLGRRAVAAQADTRDAEALRAAVERGTAELGSLDILITNAGVGMAHPSTSNEQAFRDQLEINTIGAWNTVHAAAPKMIEYGKGGSVVVISSVMGLSGKIGSTTGGAEGYVAAKHALLGLSRAWTRWLGPHNIRVNSIHTTGVRTPLLVNDAIKAVHTKPPTTGAEVGHILDVTMLDSSDVSGAVAWLVSDEARYVTGIALPIDAGFTTP; from the coding sequence ATGACCGGACGACTCGAGGGCAAGGTGGCCATGATCACGGGCGCGGCGCGCGGACAGGGCCGTAGCCATGCCCTGCGGCTGGCCGAGGAAGGCGCCGACCTGATCCTGGTGGACATCTGCCAGAACATCGACACCTTGGCCTACTCCCTCGCCTCCGAGGACGACCTCGCCGAGACGGTCGCCCAGGTGGAGAAGCTCGGGCGCCGGGCCGTGGCGGCGCAGGCCGACACGCGCGACGCGGAGGCGCTGCGGGCGGCCGTCGAACGCGGCACCGCGGAGCTGGGCAGCCTGGACATCCTCATCACCAACGCGGGGGTGGGCATGGCGCATCCGTCGACGAGCAACGAGCAGGCGTTCCGGGACCAGCTTGAGATCAACACGATCGGCGCGTGGAACACCGTGCACGCCGCGGCGCCGAAGATGATCGAGTACGGCAAGGGCGGCTCCGTCGTCGTCATCAGCTCGGTGATGGGCCTGAGCGGCAAGATCGGCAGCACGACCGGTGGCGCCGAAGGCTACGTCGCCGCCAAGCACGCGCTGCTCGGCCTGTCCCGGGCGTGGACCCGGTGGCTCGGCCCGCACAACATCCGCGTCAACTCGATCCACACCACCGGCGTCCGCACCCCGCTGCTCGTCAACGACGCGATCAAGGCGGTGCACACCAAGCCGCCGACGACCGGCGCCGAGGTCGGGCACATCCTCGACGTGACGATGCTGGACTCCAGCGACGTCAGCGGCGCGGTCGCCTGGCTGGTCTCGGACGAGGCGCGCTACGTCACGGGTATCGCGCTGCCGATCGACGCCGGCTTCACCACCCCGTAG